CCATTAATATGTCTTCATGGTATCACAccttctctgtttgtcttaTGAAAGTCACGATACAGTTAAACTCTCCATTTTGAGGCCTTTGTCCATTGAGCAACGTTTCGAAGATCCTGATGGATCTACTGGGCTTCAGATGAgaaatcacatttcttttttaagacaGTGGACTCTTTATCCTGTAtttgaggagagaaagaaggccAGCATATTTTATGGATGATCACCCTGGAATAGCAGGGTGCCTGTTGGTTACAGACACAGTTCAGTTACTGCAGAGTTTGAGTTGTTGTGCCTTGTTAATGACATATCTTGGTGGCTGCCATTCACTTTCCATGCCTACACCACAACCTGACAGTGAGACATGTGAAATTAATCTTAATGTTTATGAAAATCCGTGAGCACATTTGCTTAAAGCAGTCCTAAAACTAGACAGTAttaaaaatcacacaaactCAGGAACTACAAAGATGATCAGAACAATCTGTAACAGCATGGAAATGTCCCTTCTCAGTAGCAATATTGTTTGTCTTTGCccttaaacacaacacattccTCCCCTTTATAATGTTGTAATGATGAGGCTTTGGTCACCCAGTCTGCATGGATGATTGACAATACAGAACACTTTAACACCATAATAAGAAAGGCATTGTTTATTGCAGAGTGTTGGTACTTAACTTTTGAACAGAAGTGGTGGGTCTCAGTTGTGCTTTGACTCGGGCAACTCTCCCATTCAATCAAGGCAAACTATTGTGATTATCACTGTGTTATTTTTAGAAAAGAGAAAGACGGCAATGAGTGTAGAGGAAATGAGATGAAATGAGGGGAGGGTGAAGGGGGTGTAAAGatataaaagataaacagagaggGGAAGGGGCAGTGCCACTGAGAAGATAGACGTGGATGAAGACAAAGTCGTGGACGAGCCGGCAGAAGTCCATTTGAACATCCGACTGCGTGTCACAGAGGTCGATCCTCCTGTATTTTTAGAAGAAGAAGCTGGGAATCAGAAGACAGCATTATAGGGTCAAAGACAAGAGATCAATACCAAAGCCCTGCTTTAGACCAGAAGAAGGAGAAGTGCCTTTTTGTCAAGTTACTGACTTTCACAGCTGTGACACTGAGTAAGTATTGATTTGGATTATGACACTGGATAGTACTTACCCAGGTTTGTCTGTAGCCTACTCATTTCAGAACATAATGCATGATTTGGTAGGTAATTGGACAACATGCTGTATTATTTATAGGACAAGTTGACATGATACTAGAGAATATGTAATTCCCTGCAGAAAACTGTATAAACTAAGTACTTTTTCTAACATGCTTTTATGTcattttagaatatttaaaatctaCCATTTACTGCACACTTGatggattatttatttcaattcgTGCATTGACAGggattattaaaatgttaatcttACAAAAATGTTCCTGGAATACAAAATGTTAAGGATTTCCTTCCTGCGTTGCATCTTTATTCTAATCTAATAGCCTCCTGTTTTTCATAAATAGCCTCACTTTTCGATTTATGAGGGATTTGCATATGTATTCAGTAAAGaatgaatgttttctgtttttacttcaAATAATTGCAGATAAGAAAATTCCTCATGCATACCATCACTGAGAGAAATATTGCAGTGTCAGAATTGTGAAAATCTAGAGCCACTAGCTGATCTGTTCTTCTCCTCGTCCTTGCAGACAGAGTCCTAACCATGagaagtgtgcgtgtgtgtttctgcttggctctgctgctgcctTGGGTCGTCCAGAGCCAGAGGAGCAATCCCGCTCTTGCTAAACTCGATGAAGACATACAGAGGGATGTGCTTGCTATCGACATCCTGAACCGCAGCAGTGTGTTGAACTCATTGCTCCGATCAGAGCGTCACACTGTGCTCCAGCGAGAACGAGCCCCGCGCCCAGCCTCCCAGGTGCCAAAGAGAGCCCAGCAGGGGTCCCGCTTTGCCCTGTCCCTTGATGTTCCCACCAGcatcctcagtgtcctcataGACCTGGCCAAGAACCAGGACATGAGAACCAAGGCTGCAGCCAATGCAGAACTGATGGCACGAATAGGCAAGAGGAAATAAGAAGCGGGGCCCCTGGGAGCTGTCAGGTGCTAAATGGACGAAATCTCACCTCACAGAGGACTCAACTTCTTACGTTGTGACACTGGCACCTGGTTAGAAACTGTGTTAGTTCAGGTGAAATCAGTCATTACGGTCAGTATCTGTCCTTTAGAGCTTAGGTTTGCTTCACTTTTATACTtgcattaaattattatatgaTGTTGTCCCTCCATGGACTGACTCTTGAAACAGAAGTAAATAGAAAGAATgatgtaaaacataaacaaaaggaCACTGcaaacaatgtcaaacaaaagtAAGATGAAGCTGGTCTTTTGTCTCAAAGATTATTCACCCATGGGTCAGAAACTGTGATCAGGTTCTGAAATCTGTttcttgtgtttgcatgtgtaatCTTGAATTCAAAGAAAAGGTTGTTCAATTAAATCTAATATGATAATCAAATTGTTCCTCAAGTCTAATTAATTTCACTCACTGCATTGATATCAGGCATGCTTGGTATAATTACAAGCATCAGCAACCCATAAAGCACAAATGAATGGGTCTGAGCCAAATGAGCCTGCGTCACCCACAGCAGGGTCTGATATGTGATAACAGGACAAA
This portion of the Anoplopoma fimbria isolate UVic2021 breed Golden Eagle Sablefish chromosome 17, Afim_UVic_2022, whole genome shotgun sequence genome encodes:
- the LOC129106349 gene encoding urocortin-3-like gives rise to the protein MRSVRVCFCLALLLPWVVQSQRSNPALAKLDEDIQRDVLAIDILNRSSVLNSLLRSERHTVLQRERAPRPASQVPKRAQQGSRFALSLDVPTSILSVLIDLAKNQDMRTKAAANAELMARIGKRK